A single Syngnathoides biaculeatus isolate LvHL_M chromosome 18, ASM1980259v1, whole genome shotgun sequence DNA region contains:
- the cct8 gene encoding T-complex protein 1 subunit theta isoform X2, with amino-acid sequence MALHVPKAPGFAQMLKDGAKHYSGLEEAVFRNIRACKELSQTTRSAYGPNGMNKMVINHLEKLFVTNDAATILRELEVQHPAAKMIVMASHMQEQEVGDGTNFVLVFAGALLELAEELLRMGLSVSEVIEGYEKACRKALELLPECVCSSAKNLHDIKEASALIRTAVTSKQYGNEDFLSNLIAQACVSIFPESGSFNVDNVRVCKILGCGVTASSVLHGMVFKKEAEGDVTSVKDAKIAVFSCPFDCMVTETKGTVLINNAKELMDFSKGEEDMMETQVRAIKEAGANVVVTGGKVADMALHYANKYKLMVVRLNSKWDLRRLCKTVGAVALPRLTGPTPEEMGHCDSVSLTEVGDTQVVVFKHEKEDGAISTVVIRGSTDNLMDDIERAIDDGVNTFKVLVRDNRLVPGAGATEIELAKQITSFGETCPGLEQYSIKKFADAFEALPRALAENSGVKANELISKMYSAHHEGNKNAGFDIEGDGPSVKDVAEAGILDPYLVKYWGIKLATNAAVTVLRVDQIIMAKPAGGPKPPQGKKDFDEDD; translated from the exons ATGGCTCTCCACGTTCCCAAAGCTCCGGGCTTTGCCCAAATGTTAAAGGATGGCGCTAAG CACTATTCAGGTCTTGAAGAGGCAGTTTTTCGGAACATCCGAGCCTGTAAGGAACTTTCACAGACCACACGCTCAGCCTACGGGCCCAATG GCATGAACAAAATGGTTATAAATCACTTGGAGAAGCTGTTTGTCACCAATGACGCTGCCACCATCCTCAGAGAGCTGGAG GTGCAGCATCCGGCGGCCAAAATGATCGTGATGGCCTCCCATATGCAGGAGCAGGAGGTGGGCGACGGCACCAACTTTGTCCTGGTGTTCGCCGGCGCTCTGCTGGAACTGGCTGAGGAACTCCTAAGGATGGGGCTTTCAGTTTCAGAG GTAATCGAAGGCTACGAGAAGGCGTGCCGGAAGGCGCTAGAGCTCCTGCCCGAGTGTGTGTGCTCATCAGCCAAGAACCTCCATGACATCAAGGAAGCTTCAGCGCTGATCCGCACGGCTGTCACCAGCAAACAGTACGGCAACGAGGACTTCCTGTCCAACCTCATTGCGCAGGCTTGTG TGTCCATCTTCCCAGAGTCCGGCAGTTTCAACGTTGACAACGTCCGAGTGTGCAAGATTCTG GGTTGTGGCGTGACGGCGTCCTCAGTGCTGCATGGTATGGTGTTCAAAAAGGAAGCTGAAGGAGACGTCACATCGGTGAAAGACGCCAAAATTGCAGTCTTCTCCTGCCCCTTTGACTGCATGGTGACTGAGACCAAG GGTACTGTGCTGATCAACAATGCCAAGGAGCTGATGGACTTCAGCAAGGGAGAGGAGGACATGATGGAGACCCAGGTCAGGGCCATCAAGGAGGCGGGCGCCAATGTGGTGGTGACGGGCGGCAAGGTTGCTGACATGGCGCTGCACTACGCAAACAAGTACAAGTTGATGGTGGTTAG ACTCAACTCCAAGTGGGACCTGAGGAGGTTATGCAAGACAGTGGGAGCCGTAGCTCTGCCGAGGCTG ACTGGGCCTACCCCTGAGGAGATGGGTCACTGCGATAGTGTTTCCCTGACAGAGGTCGGTGACACTCAGGTTGTAGTCTTCAAACACG AAAAAGAAGACGGGGCCATCTCCACAGTGGTAATCCGCGGCTCCACGGACAACCTGATGGACGATATCGAGCGTGCCATCGACGACGGAGTAAACACCTTCAAGGTCTTGGTTAGG GACAACCGTCTAGTCCCTGGAGCGGGAGCCACCGAGATTGAGTTGGCCAAGCAGATCACTTCCTTTGGAGAG ACCTGCCCGGGTTTGGAGCAGTACTCCATCAAAAAGTTTGCAGACGCCTTTGAGGCATTGCCGCGCGCCCTGGCGGAAAACTCTGGCGTGAAGGCCAACGAGCTCATCTCTAAGATGTACTCGGCGCACCACGAGGGCAACAAGAACGCGGGCTTCGATATTGAG GGAGACGGCCCCTCAGTGAAGGATGTGGCCGAGGCTGGCATCCTGGATCCTTACTTGGTCAAATACTGGGGCATCAAACTGGCCACCAACGCCGCCGTTACAGTACTGCGAGTGGACCAG ATCATCATGGCCAAACCAGCGGGGGGCCCCAAACCTCCGCAGGGAAAGAAGGACTTTGACGAGGACGACTGA
- the LOC133491653 gene encoding uncharacterized protein LOC133491653 isoform X2 codes for MRATYRKYDWRSGRVSDVTCQSVSPNGIRLHSAAQIQTTEDRLSLAQVFVFSVEMMSSSVMDGLGRAVVGVWRAHTALDESEGPESSPEAPDRFRKLRSSSSLNSLRMSLRKRLPLRSVQANSLPENASDEPTEGQPKTSAVRKLTRTARNSVSGVYQRFQRSREFSRDQCLVATPGRTRDGEEPASPASRTPRRTPRSAVTTGRTPGSRGRSTPDGNVRGVKRGGGRRQLVRMAALRSPFASPNTQNQMLKFDQDLESVSSGLRRLKRLSRAFDELIGRDDKRFGYSQIAE; via the exons ATGCGAGCAACATACCGGAAGTACGACTGGAGGTCTGGACGTGTCTCTGACGTCACCTGCCAAAGCGTTTCGCCCAATGGTATCCGTCTCCACTCTGCAGCCCAAATTCAAACAACTGAGGATCGGCTGAGTCTTGCCCAAGTGTTTGTTTTCAG TGTCGAAATGATGTCTTCTTCTGTGATGGATGGCTTGGGAAGAGCCGTGGTCGGAGTCTGGCGGGCCCACACTGCCCTCGATGAGTCGGAGGGCCCCGAGAGCTCCCCGGAGGCCCCCGACCGCTTCCGCAAGCTGCGCTCCTCGTCCTCCCTCAACTCGCTGCGCATGTCCCTGCGTAAGCGTCTCCCCCTGCGCAGCGTCCAGGCAAACTCCCTTCCGGAAAATGCCAGCGACGAGCCCACCGAGGGGCAGCCCAAAACCAGCGCCGTCCGCAAGCTGACGCGCACCGCTCGGAATTCAGTCAGCGGGGTGTATCAG AGGTTCCAGAGGAGCAGGGAGTTCTCCCGCGACCAGTGCTTGGTGGCGACGCCGGGTCGCACCCGTGACGGGGAGGAACCCGCCTCCCCGGCGTCTCGCACCCCGAGACGCACCCCCAGGTCCGCAGTCACGACCGGGCGAACGCCAGGCTCCCGAGGGAGGAGCACCCCCGACGGCAACGTTCGTGGGGTGAAGCGCGGGGGAGGGAGAAGGCAGCTGGTTCGCATGGCGGCGCTGCGAAGCCCTTTTGCATCTCCTAACACGCAGAATCAAATGCT GAAATTTGACCAGGATCTGGAATCTGTCTCAAGTGGACTCAGGAGGCTTAAACGTCTCTCGAGAGCCTTCGACGAGCTCATCGGAAGAGATGACAA GCGCTTCGGCTATTCCCAAATTGCGGAGTAA
- the cct8 gene encoding T-complex protein 1 subunit theta isoform X1 → MALHVPKAPGFAQMLKDGAKHYSGLEEAVFRNIRACKELSQTTRSAYGPNGMNKMVINHLEKLFVTNDAATILRELEVQHPAAKMIVMASHMQEQEVGDGTNFVLVFAGALLELAEELLRMGLSVSEVIEGYEKACRKALELLPECVCSSAKNLHDIKEASALIRTAVTSKQYGNEDFLSNLIAQACVSIFPESGSFNVDNVRVCKILGCGVTASSVLHGMVFKKEAEGDVTSVKDAKIAVFSCPFDCMVTETKGTVLINNAKELMDFSKGEEDMMETQVRAIKEAGANVVVTGGKVADMALHYANKYKLMVVRLNSKWDLRRLCKTVGAVALPRLTGPTPEEMGHCDSVSLTEVGDTQVVVFKHEKEDGAISTVVIRGSTDNLMDDIERAIDDGVNTFKVLVRDNRLVPGAGATEIELAKQITSFGETCPGLEQYSIKKFADAFEALPRALAENSGVKANELISKMYSAHHEGNKNAGFDIEGDGPSVKDVAEAGILDPYLVKYWGIKLATNAAVTVLRVDQIIMAKAAGGPKSPKQRGHWDKDDWEEEPDKFETHH, encoded by the exons ATGGCTCTCCACGTTCCCAAAGCTCCGGGCTTTGCCCAAATGTTAAAGGATGGCGCTAAG CACTATTCAGGTCTTGAAGAGGCAGTTTTTCGGAACATCCGAGCCTGTAAGGAACTTTCACAGACCACACGCTCAGCCTACGGGCCCAATG GCATGAACAAAATGGTTATAAATCACTTGGAGAAGCTGTTTGTCACCAATGACGCTGCCACCATCCTCAGAGAGCTGGAG GTGCAGCATCCGGCGGCCAAAATGATCGTGATGGCCTCCCATATGCAGGAGCAGGAGGTGGGCGACGGCACCAACTTTGTCCTGGTGTTCGCCGGCGCTCTGCTGGAACTGGCTGAGGAACTCCTAAGGATGGGGCTTTCAGTTTCAGAG GTAATCGAAGGCTACGAGAAGGCGTGCCGGAAGGCGCTAGAGCTCCTGCCCGAGTGTGTGTGCTCATCAGCCAAGAACCTCCATGACATCAAGGAAGCTTCAGCGCTGATCCGCACGGCTGTCACCAGCAAACAGTACGGCAACGAGGACTTCCTGTCCAACCTCATTGCGCAGGCTTGTG TGTCCATCTTCCCAGAGTCCGGCAGTTTCAACGTTGACAACGTCCGAGTGTGCAAGATTCTG GGTTGTGGCGTGACGGCGTCCTCAGTGCTGCATGGTATGGTGTTCAAAAAGGAAGCTGAAGGAGACGTCACATCGGTGAAAGACGCCAAAATTGCAGTCTTCTCCTGCCCCTTTGACTGCATGGTGACTGAGACCAAG GGTACTGTGCTGATCAACAATGCCAAGGAGCTGATGGACTTCAGCAAGGGAGAGGAGGACATGATGGAGACCCAGGTCAGGGCCATCAAGGAGGCGGGCGCCAATGTGGTGGTGACGGGCGGCAAGGTTGCTGACATGGCGCTGCACTACGCAAACAAGTACAAGTTGATGGTGGTTAG ACTCAACTCCAAGTGGGACCTGAGGAGGTTATGCAAGACAGTGGGAGCCGTAGCTCTGCCGAGGCTG ACTGGGCCTACCCCTGAGGAGATGGGTCACTGCGATAGTGTTTCCCTGACAGAGGTCGGTGACACTCAGGTTGTAGTCTTCAAACACG AAAAAGAAGACGGGGCCATCTCCACAGTGGTAATCCGCGGCTCCACGGACAACCTGATGGACGATATCGAGCGTGCCATCGACGACGGAGTAAACACCTTCAAGGTCTTGGTTAGG GACAACCGTCTAGTCCCTGGAGCGGGAGCCACCGAGATTGAGTTGGCCAAGCAGATCACTTCCTTTGGAGAG ACCTGCCCGGGTTTGGAGCAGTACTCCATCAAAAAGTTTGCAGACGCCTTTGAGGCATTGCCGCGCGCCCTGGCGGAAAACTCTGGCGTGAAGGCCAACGAGCTCATCTCTAAGATGTACTCGGCGCACCACGAGGGCAACAAGAACGCGGGCTTCGATATTGAG GGAGACGGCCCCTCAGTGAAGGATGTGGCCGAGGCTGGCATCCTGGATCCTTACTTGGTCAAATACTGGGGCATCAAACTGGCCACCAACGCCGCCGTTACAGTACTGCGAGTGGACCAG ATCATCATGGCTAAGGCCGCAGGGGGACCCAAGTCTCCCAAGCAGAGGGGCCATTGGGACAAGGACGACTGGGAAGAGGAACCTGATAAATTTGAAACGCATCACTAG
- the LOC133491653 gene encoding uncharacterized protein LOC133491653 isoform X1 — MRATYRKYDWRSGRVSDVTCQSVSPNGIRLHSAAQIQTTEDRLSLAQVFVFSVEMMSSSVMDGLGRAVVGVWRAHTALDESEGPESSPEAPDRFRKLRSSSSLNSLRMSLRKRLPLRSVQANSLPENASDEPTEGQPKTSAVRKLTRTARNSVSGVYQRFQRSREFSRDQCLVATPGRTRDGEEPASPASRTPRRTPRSAVTTGRTPGSRGRSTPDGNVRGVKRGGGRRQLVRMAALRSPFASPNTQNQMLKFDQDLESVSSGLRRLKRLSRAFDELIGRDDKCKTPDMCGGSSATMMMMRKLDPNGKLSCSNLSRRALRVSGQLGGWAHALRK; from the exons ATGCGAGCAACATACCGGAAGTACGACTGGAGGTCTGGACGTGTCTCTGACGTCACCTGCCAAAGCGTTTCGCCCAATGGTATCCGTCTCCACTCTGCAGCCCAAATTCAAACAACTGAGGATCGGCTGAGTCTTGCCCAAGTGTTTGTTTTCAG TGTCGAAATGATGTCTTCTTCTGTGATGGATGGCTTGGGAAGAGCCGTGGTCGGAGTCTGGCGGGCCCACACTGCCCTCGATGAGTCGGAGGGCCCCGAGAGCTCCCCGGAGGCCCCCGACCGCTTCCGCAAGCTGCGCTCCTCGTCCTCCCTCAACTCGCTGCGCATGTCCCTGCGTAAGCGTCTCCCCCTGCGCAGCGTCCAGGCAAACTCCCTTCCGGAAAATGCCAGCGACGAGCCCACCGAGGGGCAGCCCAAAACCAGCGCCGTCCGCAAGCTGACGCGCACCGCTCGGAATTCAGTCAGCGGGGTGTATCAG AGGTTCCAGAGGAGCAGGGAGTTCTCCCGCGACCAGTGCTTGGTGGCGACGCCGGGTCGCACCCGTGACGGGGAGGAACCCGCCTCCCCGGCGTCTCGCACCCCGAGACGCACCCCCAGGTCCGCAGTCACGACCGGGCGAACGCCAGGCTCCCGAGGGAGGAGCACCCCCGACGGCAACGTTCGTGGGGTGAAGCGCGGGGGAGGGAGAAGGCAGCTGGTTCGCATGGCGGCGCTGCGAAGCCCTTTTGCATCTCCTAACACGCAGAATCAAATGCT GAAATTTGACCAGGATCTGGAATCTGTCTCAAGTGGACTCAGGAGGCTTAAACGTCTCTCGAGAGCCTTCGACGAGCTCATCGGAAGAGATGACAA GTGCAAAACACCAGACATGTGTGGCGGTTCGTCAGCcaccatgatgatgatgaggaagcTTGACCCCAACGGGAAGCTCAGCTGCTCCAACCTGAGCCGCAGAGCCTTGCGGGTGTCAGGGCAACTTGGCGGCTGGGCCCACGCCCTCCGCAAATGA